One genomic region from Thermoleptolyngbya sichuanensis A183 encodes:
- a CDS encoding DUF2779 domain-containing protein, translated as MYLSKSDFKLARSCPTKLYYHKLGYPSVQAGSEFLELLAEGGYIVEAIAKLRFPDGVRVQAEADPEAANAETLALLNRTDSITLFEATLLCDRVVARADILVKRGRRIDLIKVKARSFDPTEYQKRIAEGKSSLFSLAAWRDTLEDVAFQAHLLRSHFPDFEIRAFLMLPDKTKPSAIDQLHRQFQVRRIPVDAGFSQIQVEFLGDEAALSAASFLTQKIDITAEVEATLPTVRAGIQQYTALLWPSLQRAEPALSISCRDCEYWVEDEAPLNGFRHCWGDLADVSPHLLDLYRVGSLGDRANELIQHGKVSLYDVTPDLLVKKDGSMSAYTDRQLRQLHHTREDTEWVSAELADILDSFDYPLHFIDMETCAPAIPCYSGMRPYETIAFQWSCHTLTAPNAEPQHECWLCTEDEFPNFAFAESLMQHLGSTGTPFMWSKHENTVLREVLEQMTRRSYDNPALRDWLGHTVKLNGVDRGRLVDLCQLTEKHYLHPQMRGSTSIKVVVEAIWRTNPVLRDRFPEYVRYDETGRLLSPYKALPTQSIHGAAIAVTEGPSAVRAYRAMVHHTEGPCDPATRDQWKDLLLQYCQLDTAAMVMIWWHWAGLLRGKARRG; from the coding sequence ATGTATTTGTCAAAATCTGACTTCAAGCTGGCTCGGTCTTGCCCTACGAAGCTTTACTACCACAAACTGGGCTATCCTTCGGTGCAGGCCGGCAGCGAGTTTCTGGAACTGCTGGCAGAGGGCGGATATATTGTGGAGGCGATCGCCAAACTGCGCTTTCCAGACGGAGTTCGGGTGCAAGCCGAAGCAGACCCAGAAGCGGCAAATGCAGAAACGCTGGCGCTGCTGAACCGTACAGACTCCATCACGCTGTTTGAGGCAACCTTATTGTGCGATCGCGTCGTGGCGCGGGCCGACATTTTGGTAAAACGGGGGCGACGGATTGACCTGATCAAAGTCAAGGCCCGATCCTTTGACCCCACCGAGTATCAAAAGCGCATCGCAGAAGGAAAATCCAGTCTGTTTTCGCTGGCGGCCTGGCGCGACACGCTCGAAGATGTTGCGTTCCAAGCCCACCTGCTGCGATCGCACTTCCCCGATTTCGAGATTCGCGCCTTTCTCATGCTGCCCGACAAGACCAAACCCTCCGCCATCGACCAACTGCATCGCCAGTTTCAAGTACGGCGCATTCCAGTAGATGCAGGCTTTTCGCAGATTCAGGTCGAGTTTTTGGGCGACGAAGCAGCGCTCAGCGCGGCCAGCTTTCTGACCCAGAAGATCGACATCACCGCCGAAGTAGAGGCGACGCTGCCGACAGTTCGTGCAGGCATTCAGCAATACACAGCGCTGCTCTGGCCCAGCTTGCAACGGGCCGAACCCGCCCTGTCGATCAGTTGCCGTGACTGCGAGTATTGGGTCGAGGACGAAGCCCCACTCAACGGTTTTCGCCACTGCTGGGGCGACTTAGCAGACGTGTCGCCGCATCTGCTAGACCTATATCGCGTCGGCAGCCTGGGCGATCGCGCTAATGAACTCATTCAGCACGGCAAGGTCAGCCTATACGACGTAACGCCAGATCTGCTGGTCAAAAAAGACGGCTCCATGAGCGCCTACACCGATCGCCAACTGCGCCAACTCCATCACACCCGCGAAGACACCGAGTGGGTTTCGGCAGAGCTAGCGGACATTTTAGACAGTTTTGACTATCCGCTGCACTTTATCGACATGGAAACCTGTGCGCCTGCCATTCCCTGCTACAGCGGGATGCGCCCCTACGAAACGATCGCCTTCCAGTGGAGTTGCCACACGCTGACCGCACCCAATGCCGAACCGCAGCACGAATGCTGGCTCTGCACCGAAGACGAGTTCCCCAACTTTGCCTTTGCCGAATCGCTGATGCAGCACCTCGGCAGCACGGGCACGCCCTTTATGTGGAGCAAACACGAAAACACCGTGCTGCGAGAAGTGCTGGAGCAAATGACCCGGCGCAGCTATGACAACCCTGCCCTGCGCGACTGGCTTGGCCACACCGTCAAGCTCAACGGGGTCGATCGCGGCCGCCTGGTCGATCTCTGCCAGCTAACAGAAAAGCACTACCTCCATCCCCAGATGCGCGGCAGCACCTCGATCAAAGTCGTGGTAGAAGCGATCTGGCGCACCAATCCAGTCCTGCGCGATCGCTTTCCAGAATATGTCCGCTACGACGAGACCGGCCGCCTGCTCAGTCCCTACAAAGCACTACCCACGCAGTCGATCCACGGAGCAGCGATCGCCGTCACCGAAGGCCCTTCCGCCGTCCGCGCCTACCGCGCAATGGTTCACCACACCGAGGGCCCCTGCGACCCCGCTACCCGCGACCAGTGGAAAGACCTGCTGCTGCAATATTGTCAGCTTGACACCGCCGCAATGGTGATGATCTGGTGGCACTGGGCGGGACTGTTGCGGGGGAAAGCGAGAAGAGGGTGA
- a CDS encoding SH3 domain-containing protein encodes MIHMRVKHWIAGGLAACSALVIAATAALAQVATVTANELNVRSGPGTSFPVTFVLRRGDRVEIIRRQGNWAFVVGERGGEGWVFGQYLSTTTPSPAPSPTPTNDVFRGTGTIDNARYNGSGEAQLVIGRQNRNGSFSLTGGRFNVEYIGTVRSNFEGAVELQINQFRSSEMGYRTVSASGTCNIQTSGGTSVSRSFCSVTGSGIDHGRSNFSGR; translated from the coding sequence ATGATTCATATGCGTGTAAAACACTGGATCGCAGGCGGTCTTGCAGCCTGCTCAGCCCTGGTCATTGCAGCAACGGCTGCGCTGGCCCAAGTTGCCACGGTGACGGCCAATGAGCTAAACGTTCGCAGCGGCCCAGGCACCAGCTTCCCAGTCACTTTTGTGCTTCGTCGTGGCGATCGCGTCGAGATTATCCGCCGCCAGGGCAACTGGGCTTTTGTGGTGGGCGAGCGCGGCGGCGAAGGCTGGGTCTTTGGTCAATACCTCTCCACCACTACCCCCTCTCCTGCCCCCTCCCCCACGCCCACAAACGATGTATTTCGCGGCACGGGCACTATCGACAACGCCCGCTACAATGGCTCCGGCGAGGCCCAGCTAGTGATTGGTCGCCAAAACCGCAACGGTTCCTTTAGCCTCACGGGTGGGCGCTTCAACGTCGAGTACATTGGCACGGTGCGAAGCAACTTTGAGGGTGCGGTGGAACTTCAGATTAACCAATTCCGCTCTTCTGAGATGGGCTATCGCACGGTTTCTGCGTCTGGCACTTGCAACATCCAGACCAGCGGCGGCACGTCGGTCAGCCGCAGTTTTTGCAGCGTGACTGGCTCTGGGATTGACCACGGTCGCAGCAACTTTAGCGGCCGGTAG
- a CDS encoding Gfo/Idh/MocA family protein: MTLSEIGVAVVGTGFGQKIHIPGFQIHHQTKLVAVQHRDRPKAEAIAQTHGIPHACQTVEEIVALPKVQAVSVTTPPFLHYEQAKTVLNAGKHLLLEKPTALSLAEAEELQNLAQSKGLVAALDFEFRFVPTWMRLAELLAEGFVGQKRLVKVDWLVSGRADANRPWNWYARKDQGGGALGALGSHTFDYLRWLFGPATRLCGSLSTTIPTRPDPITGEPKPVDSDDTCRVWLDLADGTPVQITLSTVTFQGRGHWVEVYGDRGTLILGSDHQTDYVHGFKLWAAPAGQSLQEVEIPDRLAFPQTYPDGRLAPFLRVVDSWVRAIAQESSPMPTLADGVYSQRLIDRTHESHQKGGWVSL; this comes from the coding sequence ATGACACTGTCGGAAATTGGCGTAGCCGTTGTGGGCACTGGGTTTGGGCAAAAGATCCACATTCCCGGTTTCCAGATTCATCATCAAACGAAATTGGTGGCGGTGCAGCACCGCGATCGCCCCAAGGCAGAGGCGATCGCCCAGACGCACGGCATCCCCCACGCTTGCCAAACGGTGGAAGAAATAGTAGCCCTACCAAAGGTGCAGGCAGTCAGCGTCACCACGCCCCCGTTCTTGCACTACGAGCAGGCGAAAACCGTGCTGAATGCAGGCAAGCATTTGCTGCTAGAAAAGCCCACAGCTCTGTCGCTGGCCGAGGCGGAGGAATTGCAGAATCTAGCCCAGTCCAAAGGGCTCGTTGCGGCGCTGGATTTTGAGTTCCGCTTTGTGCCCACCTGGATGCGGCTGGCAGAACTGCTGGCTGAAGGTTTTGTGGGGCAAAAGCGGCTGGTGAAGGTGGACTGGCTGGTGAGCGGTCGCGCTGATGCCAATCGCCCTTGGAACTGGTACGCCCGCAAAGATCAGGGCGGTGGGGCGCTGGGGGCGCTCGGTTCCCATACGTTCGACTATTTGCGCTGGCTCTTTGGCCCGGCGACGCGCCTCTGCGGCAGCCTCAGCACCACCATTCCCACCCGACCCGACCCAATCACGGGCGAGCCAAAACCCGTCGATTCGGACGATACCTGCCGCGTCTGGCTGGATCTGGCGGACGGAACGCCCGTGCAAATCACCCTTAGCACCGTCACGTTTCAGGGCCGTGGGCATTGGGTGGAGGTGTATGGCGATCGCGGTACGCTGATTCTCGGCAGCGATCATCAGACCGATTATGTCCACGGCTTCAAGCTCTGGGCTGCTCCAGCAGGGCAGTCGCTCCAGGAGGTCGAAATTCCCGATCGCCTCGCGTTTCCCCAAACCTACCCGGACGGTCGGCTTGCGCCGTTTCTGCGGGTGGTGGATAGCTGGGTGCGGGCGATCGCCCAGGAATCGTCACCCATGCCCACGCTGGCCGATGGGGTCTATTCGCAGCGGCTAATCGACCGCACCCACGAATCCCATCAAAAAGGGGGCTGGGTGAGCCTGTAG